DNA from Deinococcus roseus:
TGGATGAAACCTGCCTGGGCCGCCTGTACATCCACAGCAGTGAAGCCCCCGCCAGTGTGATTTCTGCCAAAGGCAACACCACCCTCTCTTCTGAGAATGATTTGCTGCACGAAATGGCTCTGCGCAATGAACACCTGTTCTCAGAGATGCGCAGTGACGGCAAAATCAAAACCCTGCGTTACTTTTTCACCCTCACCACGGTGAAATACACCAAGCCACGCAAACGCATGACGGTTTTCACCCCCAGGCAAAAAGCAGAACTGGTTCAACAAGCCAAAGAGAAACGCCAGGGCATGGTGGATTACTTCCAGCGTGCCCGCTTTGGTGTGAAGGAGATGGACAACCAGGATGTGCGCATGTTGATCAAAAACTGGTGGAATCCCTCGATGACCCAGCTGGAGAACCTGCGCGATCCGTTGCCTGAGGATGTTGAAATTTACCTCACCCCCGAAGAACTGAAAAAGAATCCAGCGGTGGTGATTCCCACAGTGAACCAGATGCTGGCGGGCAGCAGCATCATCAACACCAGCCAGGAAAGCCTGGTGATCGGGGAGCATTTCGTCAAAACGGTGTCCATGTCCAACCGTCCCATCTCCACCCAGACGGGCATGATCAACAAGGTGATTGATGCGCTGGCCGGTGAGAACTTCTGGGTGGTGCTGGACTTCTACCACGATGAACGCAACACGGTGATGCAAAAACTGCTGGAGCGGGCAAAAATGCTCACGGCTTTCAATGATGAATCGGCAGGGGCGCTGCGCAACCCGGCCACCAAAGTGCAACTCGAAGAAACCGACAAAACCGTGATGGCCATGCGGCAGTACGCCCAGGATCCTTTCAATGTGGGCCTCACCGTGGTGCTTTACGACACCAGTGAAAAACGCCTGCGCAGCATGGGAGAGCGGGCCAAGACCGCCCTGGGAGACATGACCGGGGCGGTGCCGCGCGTGGGAACCGTGCAGAACTTCCGGCTGTTGATTGAAGAACTCCCCCCATTTTCGGGCAAACCCAACCACCTGTGCTTCAAGATGCTCTCTTACCACAGCACCAATTTGCTGCCGATGGGGGGTCCCTGGAAGGGGGGCAAAAAAGGATTGCCTTTCCTCACCCGCGCCAAAACCATGGCCAGGGTGGACATCCTGGACAAAGAGTGCGCCTCCTGGAATGGCGTGGTGTTCGGACAGATGGGCAGCGGGAAGAGTGTGCACACCCAGAAGATCATGTCTGAATTCCTGGCCCGCAATGGCATTGTGATCATCCTGGACCTCGGGTACTCCTACCAGACCTTCACCGACATGTTCGGAGGATCCACCGTGCTCATGAAGCCCGGTGAGACCTCCATCAACATTTTTGACCTGGCAGAAGGGCTGATTGAACCCGACATGGACCGCATTGAGTTCATGATCAAGGTTCTGGGCACCATGGTCAGAACCCACAAGAGCCCCAAGCAAACCGTGGAGGAGGCCATTTTGCGGCAGTGCCTCTTTGACACCTTCCGCAACCGCAGAGAAGAATACCGGGATCCGCTGGACAACCAGATCAAGAAGCGTTTCATGGGTGCACTGCTTGAAGACTATGTGGACCGCCTGAAAGAAATGACTGCCCTGGGCAACGTGGAACTCGATGCAGACCAGAAAGCCGTGCGCAACGATCTGGTGGTGCGCTTCCAGGATTGGATTGGGGACAGCCCCAAAGCGCAATTCGTGAACCGACCCACCAACATCAAGATCGACAACCAACTGGTTTACTTCGAAGCGTCCGGCCTGGATGACAACAAGGAACTGGCTGAAGTGGCGTTGTTGATGTTCAACAACATGCTTTTCACGGTGATGGAAGACCCCAAATTGCGCGGGGTGCCCAAGTGCTTCATTTTTGAGGAGGCCTGGAAATTCATCACCAACGATTACACCGCCGATGCCCTGGGCAGGCTCAGTGTGACCACAAGGAAATTTGATGCCGCCATGTACACGGTGCTGCAGGAACTGTCGGTGCTGGCCCGACTGGAAGGC
Protein-coding regions in this window:
- a CDS encoding VirB4 family type IV secretion system protein produces the protein MTRRNSVTDLMPYRTIQDGVVFTKYGQVVVGLELFLPPTMTLDKDIQESMWRNLHSALKLGVDETCLGRLYIHSSEAPASVISAKGNTTLSSENDLLHEMALRNEHLFSEMRSDGKIKTLRYFFTLTTVKYTKPRKRMTVFTPRQKAELVQQAKEKRQGMVDYFQRARFGVKEMDNQDVRMLIKNWWNPSMTQLENLRDPLPEDVEIYLTPEELKKNPAVVIPTVNQMLAGSSIINTSQESLVIGEHFVKTVSMSNRPISTQTGMINKVIDALAGENFWVVLDFYHDERNTVMQKLLERAKMLTAFNDESAGALRNPATKVQLEETDKTVMAMRQYAQDPFNVGLTVVLYDTSEKRLRSMGERAKTALGDMTGAVPRVGTVQNFRLLIEELPPFSGKPNHLCFKMLSYHSTNLLPMGGPWKGGKKGLPFLTRAKTMARVDILDKECASWNGVVFGQMGSGKSVHTQKIMSEFLARNGIVIILDLGYSYQTFTDMFGGSTVLMKPGETSINIFDLAEGLIEPDMDRIEFMIKVLGTMVRTHKSPKQTVEEAILRQCLFDTFRNRREEYRDPLDNQIKKRFMGALLEDYVDRLKEMTALGNVELDADQKAVRNDLVVRFQDWIGDSPKAQFVNRPTNIKIDNQLVYFEASGLDDNKELAEVALLMFNNMLFTVMEDPKLRGVPKCFIFEEAWKFITNDYTADALGRLSVTTRKFDAAMYTVLQELSVLARLEGLLNNTTFFWIGKTENQDESMRKYLKLNDAAIKEAGSIINRPGEYFEWMVYIRYFDRKEGGIVQSYNNPFFYWVTTSMGSDVAIRNKTIQAYGGHKTMALRALADGKLKEVSA